AGCAGAGGGCGCCAGTCCGCGCCTCGCAGGGCGAGGCGAACTCCTGGGAATACGGCCCCGAAGCCGCCGGCGATGAGGAGTATGTCCCTGGCGTTGTGCTCTTCCCTGCCGGGCTCCGTCGAACAATAGCGTTTGCCTGCCGTGCAGTCGGCCACGTCGATCGAGTGCGCCACCCCCCCAGGCCAGCGCGACGACACCGCCTATGAACAGAACGCAAGATCCCCACCTCGCCCACATGGGCAGAGCATAACCCCCCATCCGTGGGCCCCATAGTCGTAAGAGCACCAGCTGAACTGGTCGCGGGCGGTGATCGACTCCTCGCACGTCCGGGCCGCCCGACGGGGCCCAAAAGCGGTCCCAGCCCGGTCGACCGCGCCCGGCCTGGCAGCAAGCACCTACTCCTCCTCGTCGACGGCCAGGGCATCCCGCTCGCGGTGTCGCTGACCGGTGGCAACCGCAACGACGTCACCCAGCTGCTGCCCCTGCTCGACAAGATCCCAGCCGTCGCGGGCCGGGTCGGCAGACCGCGTCGGCGCCCGGATGCCCTGCTGGCCGACCGCGGCTACGACCACGACATCTACCGGCGCCAGCTGTGGCAGCGCGGGATCCGACCTGTGATCGCAAGACGAGGCGAACCGCACGGCACCGGCCTGGGCACGCCTTTGTTAGCGCCTTTTAGATGGGCAGGTGCCAGCGCGGTCCGTCCGGGGAGCCCAGCCAGACCGTCTGGTCCAGGGCGGTATCCGACACCGTCATGCCGAATTCCGCCAGCGCGGGTGCCCCAGCGCTCTGCCAGGTCTCCAGTGCCGCTTCTACCTGGTCCCACAGGCGCAAGGGCCCGTGCTGGTGCACCGTTGAGCCCTTTCCGTCCGTTTCGGTCCATGCCTGAGAGCCGGTGGCCACATCCCGCAGGACCACGCCGTCACCCGAGGTCATCAGTTCGGCAGAAGGCGCGGCGAGTTGGGCGACGAAGCAGCCGGCCCATTCCTGGAGCAGAGCGGGGGCGACGCGTGCGTGGCTGGTGTTGCCGTCGTGTCGCAGGAGGACCGGGTGCGGTGGGCGCTCGTGAGGGCGGGCGAGCATGTAGGAGATGGGATCGGCGGTGAAGCGGCCGTGTGCGGCTCCGGTGTCGTCGAGGGTGAGGCGGATGAGTCCGGAGGCGAGCATCCACCCGCTGATGGTGGTGGTGATGGATCCGCCGTCGGCGAGTTGCCACAGCCAGGAGCGGGGGATGGAGCGGACTGCACAGGTGGCGATGACCGCGTCGTAGTCGGCCTGTTCCTGGTGGCCTTGCAGTCCGTCCCCGACCACCAGCGTCGGGGAGTACCCGGCGCTTTTAAGGTGTGCGGCCGCGCTTGCGGCCACTGCGGTGTCGTATTCGATGCTCACGACCTGCTTCTCGCCCAGCCGGTGGCACAGGATGGCCGTGGAGTAGCCGGTGCCCGTGCCCACCTCCAACACCTTATCGCCGCCTTGCAACTCAGCCACTTGCAGCGTGCGTACGACGAGGGAGGGAAGGGTCGCCGACGAGGTGGGGATGCCCGAGATGGGGCCCGTCGCGTCGGCCGCGTCCACGCCGTCGACCTGGGTCACCAGTGTTCGGTCGGCGTACACCAGGCGCAGCCACTCCTGCTCGCCCACCTCTCCGCGGCGCACCGGCTCCCACCGGCTGCCTGCGGGCCGGTAGAGCGCGGTATCGAGGAACAGGTCACGGGGCACTGCCGCGACCGCGGCGCCCCATTGGGGGGCGAGCGTCGGGTTGCTGGTGCCGATCTCGGCGGCCAGGGCGCGGCGCAAGGGGGCGGTGTCAACGGTCACGGTGTTCTCCCGCGTACTGAAGCTGGTCGGCGACGGCGCAGACGAGGTGGCTGGTGATCGGTTCGGGGAACCAGGCGAATTGCCCGTTCGGATTGCACTCGTACCACCATGCGCGGTCGGCCGCGTCCAGGCCGAAGTCGAACGCGCCGAAGACCAGCCCGAAGGTGTCCAGGTAGGCGCGGACCCCCTTGGCCAGCTCGGGCGGGGTGTTGATGAGCGTGTAGGTTAGGGAGTCGTAGTGACGGCGCCAGTCCGGTCCCGGCGCGCCGTCGATCCGCACGGTGAAGACCTTCTTACCTACGGCCGTCACGCGCAGATCGGCTACCGATGGCACCCGGTGCTGGAACTGGTGCATGGTCTGGGCGATGCCCGCGGTGAGGTCTGCCGGGTCCACCTCGTCGACCCACACGGTCAGCGCCCGCCCCTGAGCATCGTGGTAGTCGGTGCTGCGCAGCGGCTTGTACACGACGGGGCCGTGCTCGCGGGCGAAGTCGCGCGCTGCGGCCGGGTTGTTGGTGAGCAGAGTCGGGGGGACTTCGAACCCGCAGCGGGCGGCCACGGCCAGCTGGGCCGGTTTGTACTCGGCATCCCGGTTCCGCCATGGATGATTCACATAGTGCGCGCCGGGCAGCGACGCCAGCAGGCCCCCCAGGCCGAAGCGGGCTTCTTCGACGGACCAGCGGGCGTCCTGCTCCTCCAGGCCCGACGGGGCGGCGTAGGGCCGGGGCCGGCGCCAGTACACCGACCGCACCCGGTCCAGCTCCGCGGTGCGTGTCGTCGTCCGCACATGCCCGCCGAGCCCGGAGCCGTCCAAGCGGGCAGCGACACCGATACTCTGCGGGAAGTCGCCCGGGTTGAGCCGGACGACCGGGACCCGGCGTCGGTTCAGCTCCGCGATCACCACATCGGCCGTCGCGTCATCCGTCCGGGTGGCCACCAGGACCGGCGCAGGCGGCGTCAATCGGTGTCCCCGTCCTGGTCAGAACCCTCGTCAGGAGTGCCGTCCAAGCTGGTCTTCGTGGATGTCTCCTTTGACGTCTCGGACCGCTTATGCCGGTCCAGCGCGGGTATCTCCAGCCCGTCCGGCCCCATCCGCCGACCCGTCTGGGACTCGGGATCCAACACCACCTCGGCGGCTGGCAGCGCCACCTCGGGAAACTGCCTCATGCGCGTTAACCCCCACGGAGTCACGGAATACCCGCCCATCTCCACCTCCCGGTGCTCGCTCCGCTCACAGTGTGGCGGCCCGCGAAGCTGCACGGAAGCATGCGTCAGCCCGCGGACGCGGCGCACTGCGCCATGCGCCGCGCGGCGTGCGGTATGGAAGGTCAGGAGGTATCGAGCGTCCAGTGGTCGGCGTCGAGCAGAAGATAGCCGGGGCCGGTGACACTGATCGTTTCTCGGGTGCGATTGTCGTTGTGGAATTCCTTGCCGCCCCCGGACCCGGGACCGAAGAAGGTCAGAGTCCCCGGATGTTTCCCCTCGTTCCAGGTGATCCGCAGTTCCTTGCCAGAGTCCTCGACCCGCAGGACCCACGGCCCACGGCCGGACATGCGGCCCGCGACGAGCTCGATCTCCTCATCAGCCAAACGCGTCACCTTCCACGGGCCGAATCCCGACGTGCTGCTACTGCCGACGCTCCGGCGGAACACGTCCACGGAATCGAATTCCGAAGGCACGATGAAGCGGCGTCGTCCCGCACCCCAGACCGTGGCGGCGGGGCCACCCCCTTCGACCGTCGTTTCCGTGCGCCGTAGTGAACTGATGTCTATCGCTGCCCCGAGAACACCCCGTACCGCAAGCACGATGGGCCCGGTGTCGCCCGCCTCGCGGACGACGAACTCGCGGCTGCGCCATGAGGACCACCGTTGTACCTGACTCTTCACGCCATTCCCCTCCCGAGCCATGCCTGTACGGCAGATCATCATGTCTGCGAAGGCAGGAAGGGAAGCTCAGCGGCGCCCTGGACCGGGCCTTCGTTTGCGTCGACGGCACCGCCAGGCAGAAGGAAGGTCGTGCGGTAGTCGACGCGCTGGATCAGCACCCGGCCGCGCTGGCCGGTGATCAGCACAGACGTACCGGCCCACAGAGCAGGCGGCCGCGGTCGGTCAGGCGGCGATCTGGTGAGGGTCACTTGGCGCATCTCTTTTGCCGGGACGCTGTTTCAGAACAGGGCATCTTGCTTCACGTCAGGGCCCGGTCGCCGGTTGGGTTGCAATCCGGCGACCGCGTCCAGTTCAAGGAGGGTGCGCCAGCGCCCGTCGGCGCATCCGTCGTCCAGTAGCCGGGCCAGCACGCGGGCGGTCACCTCGATATCCGGCATCGCCCGGTGCCGTCCGGCCGGCTTGGGGATGCCGTAGTAGCCGAGCAGGCCATCCAGCCCGTAGGAGCCGAGTCCGGGCACCACGACTTTGGCCAGACGCAGCGTGTCCAGCAGCGACGTCGCCGCGAGCACAGGACAGTGCTCGGCCTGTCGGCCGATGATCCCGGCCTCCGTGGAGGCATGGTGCGCCACCAGACGGTACGGAGGCGCGGTCAGACGGGCGTCGAGCCGCGCCAGTACGTCGGCGGCCGGATGTGCCGTGGAGAGCATCTGCTGGGTGATGCCCTTGAGCTGGACGTCCCGGGCGGTCACGGGAACGTCTGCCGGCGGCCGCATCAGCTCCTCGAACCGGCCGACCTGCACCAACCCGTCGCCTACGGGGCGCAGCGCCAGCGCCGCGACCTCGATCGGCTCGGCGGGCCGTCCCGTTGGGGTAAGGCCTTCGAAATCGATCACCAAGAACGTCGTGACGGCGAAGCGGGGATCGTTCATCAGCGTGCCCATGGTGCCACCTCCTGCCCGTACGCCCCGTCCTTCGAGCAGGGGTGGCCGTGGAGGACACAGAACTTCGATGTCTGGCACCGGATGCTCCTTGGTCATGGGGGTCAGGGCCGTGGGACGTAGCAGCGCAGGACATCGAGGTCGGCGCTGCGTACGCAGGGCCAGCCGGTTGTCGGCAGTTCGATGTCCAGGGGTGAGATCCCGAGTTCGTGGAGGGCTGGGGTGGTGGTCGTGTGGCGGGCGACGATCTTGGTGACGGCCAGGAAGACTCCGCCGGGTCTGAGGATGCGCCGGTTCCGATCGAGGAGGGCCGGCTGGTCGTCGATCGACCGGTAGACCAGGCGGCAGGTCAGAGGGCATAGGCAGGGTGCGCAGGGACGGTGACGTTGTCGGTGGTGATGTCCAGGTACTACCAGGCCGGCCCTGGGCTGGGTCCGGGGCCGATGTTGTGGGCGGCGGCGAGCTCGACTGCGCTGGGGGGAGCAGTCGATGCCCGTCGTGCGGTATCCGAGCTCGTGGTGCAGGCGGAGAACTAGGGAGCCGAGGTCGAGGGCAGGGCGCCTGGTAGCTCCGTCGGGGGAGTGTGCGGGGCCGCGCCGGTGCGCGGCCCCGCAGGGACCGGGGCTGTCTAGGGTCCTCATGATCACTAGCACTGGGTCCTGCTGAGACGTCAGAATCCAAGCGTGATTAGCACTCTTCGTGTGGGCTGATCATGAGCAATCCCGGCTCTGTCTGCGGTCGCATCGCTCACTGTCGGTAGGTGGGTGTCAGTCCTGCCTGCCATAGTTCCGCTCGTGGACGACGAGACCTTCTGGAACATCATCGAGGACTGTCGGCGGGAGACGCCGGATCGGGACGAGCGCCTGGGCTGGCTGCGTGGTCGGCTTTCGCGGATGCCGGAGTTGGAGATCGTGCAGTTCCAGATATGCCTGGACCGCGTGCTGACTCCGACCTTCACCTGGGACATGTGGGCTGCTGCCGACATGATCCTGGGGTGGTGCTCCGATGACAGCTTCTTCTACTTTCGGCTCTGGCTTGTCGGGCTGGGGCGGGAGGAGTTCGAGAAGGTTGCCCTCGATCCGGACTTGTTGGCGGGCACTCCGCAGGTCCGAGCCCTCGCGGGTCGGTCTCCGCGTGCATGGGGAGATCATGAGTGGCCGGAATGGGAGGAACTGGATTATGTCGCTGGGGCGGCATTCGAGGCCGTGACCGGTAAGCCCCACGAGGATTTTCATGACGCTCATGATGCCCAGGACGTAGAGGATCCGGAGCCGCGACATCCTGTTGGTGATCGATGGGACGTGAACCGCGCTGATGAGGCAGCACGTCGGTTCCCGAACCTCAACGCTCTGTTTCCCGCCGTCGAGCGCGCGTAGGTCGTGATGCTCGTTGGCCATGTGAGCCGCTGTCGAGCAGGGCCAGCAACGCCTCGGCCTCTGCGAGGAACAGGTGGCCCCGGTCCGTGGAGGCGAGTGGGCGAGATCGTTCGATCACGGTGAACCCTGCCGCTTCTTCGTTGCGTTTGAGCTGGTAGTTGAGGGTGTTCCACTGTGTGTTGAGGGCGACGGCGGCGGCCTGGAGGTTGCGGTGTCCAGGAAGCTGAAGGATGTGGCGGAGTCTGGGGACGCAGTTCTTCCTCCGGCTGACGGCGTGCATGGCGGGAGATAGCGTCGTACCGAGTGAGGCGAACGGGTTGGTGAACTGGCTGACCGAGTGGTGAGGGATATCCCACTTGTTCACCAGTCTCATGACGGAGCCCTTGCGGACGCCCAGTTCCTTGGCGATATCGGGAGATGATCGTCCCTTGTCGCGGTACTCGGTCTCCAGCCAGGTGCGCGTGACGATCTCTCACGTGCCCACCCGTCGTCGCCGACGAGTACTTCCCCGAGTGGTGGAGCATTCCGTGTACCGACCGGACCGCACGCCACGGCTTCGACTCCGTGAAATCCGCCAACCGCAGCTGCTGGACCGGTAATTCACGCACGGCCGCTTCCTCGTACCGGATAGACACCGTAGGAGCCTTGCGCGTACGCCGGGCACCGCCCGAGCTCCGTACCGTCATGATGAAGATGGTACGGAGCAAGGGGCACCACGCCCGGGGAAGAGCGAAACAGGCCGCACGGAGATCGCTACTGAACGCAGTCATTGTCAACGAGATCGCGGATTTGCTAATCCACTGCTAACGAACTGCCTTCATTGCTAATGACCACGCGGATCCTAGAGCTGGGGGCCGCAGGTCAGCGGTCTTGGGCGAGGGCGTACAGCTCTCCGAGCAAACTCCCTTCGGTCGCGATGAGTTCGTCGAAGGAGCCTTGCTCCCGGATAGCTCCCTGGTCGAGGACGATTACCCGGTCGGCCATCCGTACGTTGTCCAGGCGGTGCGTCACCACCACCGTGATCCGATCCGGGGCCATGGCGCGGAGCTCGCGGAAAATCTGGTGTTCCCCGCGGGCGTCCATCTCGCTAGTCGGCTCGTCCAGGACGAGGACAGCCGACTCCCTGTACATCGCTCGCGCACAGGCCAACCTCTGCCACTGCCCGCCGGACAGTTCGTGGCCGCCCCACACCGACCGGGCGAGCAACGTCTGCAGGTCATTGGGGAGTTCACGCAGGGCCTTGGTCATGCCGACCCGCTCGACTGCGTCCCAGATCCGCTGGTCGCCGTGCTCCCGGGGCTGGCCCAGGGTGATGTTTTCCCGGGCTGCGAGCGGCCAGTGCCCGTTCTTCTGCGGGACCAGGCCGACGTTTTGCCACACCGAATCCGCATCGGCGGTCGACAGGTCAGTGTCATCCCAGAATGCCCTGCCCTGGGTCGGGGTGGTGAGCCCGGTGAGCATGCGGATCAGCGTGGACTTGCCGGCGCCATTCTCCCCAACGAGAGCGACGACCTCGCCGCGGTTCAATGTGAGGGTGATCGGCTGTACGGACGGGGACTCCTTGCTCGGGTAGGTGTAGGAGGCCGCTTCCAGACGGATCTGGCGCGGGGGCTTAGCCTGTACGGTGCCGCGCGCGGTGGTCATGGCACGGACCTCGTCGATGAACTCGTAGTAGTCGGCCAGGTAGAGGCCGTGGTGGAACATGACCGTGCTGTACCGGATGATCGAGTTCAGGGACCGGCCGGCCGTCTGGGAGGCGACGACGGCGGTGCCTGCGAGGGCTGTGGTCATGGCTCCGGCGAGGACCAGGGCGGCGAGCGAGGCCCACATGCCGAGGGTGAACATGCCGCCGAGGCAGGCGGCCAGGAGCGTGATCCGCAGATACGGCCGGGCCCCGGCGACTTCGCGGGTTACGACCCTGTCGCACATGCTTCTGTACCAAAAGTGGAGGTATGGGCGCATGGTGTTGGCGCGGAGCTCGTCGGCGAGCTCGGACGTGGTCAGCCACCAGCGCATCATCCCCCGCACATTGCGGGCGGAGATGGTCTGGTCGTGAACGCGGTAGTCGACCCGCGCGGCGATCACCCCGCCCATGCCGCGGGGGAGGACTGACAGCAGCAACACCCCGAGCAGCAGCGGGTGCAACGATGTCAGGACCGTCGCCGCGGACACCAGCTGCACGAGACCGTTCGTCAGGGTCTTGGCGTCGTCGGCGAGGTCGACCGCGCGCAGCGCACCGATCTCCGCTGCCTGACTGCGGTCCCCGAACCCCGGTGCGTCGTAGGCCGCGAGCTCGGCCCGCATATGCAGATCGACCAGCTGAAGGTCCGCGGCGGAGGCGATCTTGGGGTTCAGGCGCCGGGTCGCCCAGTCCGCGAGGATCCACATGGCCGCGCCGGTGGCCATCGCGACGACGGCGACGGTCAGCGCCGGCCAGGCATGCGCCAGTCCCTGACGGGGGTCGTCGGCCATGAGCTGCGGCAGGGCCCTGGCGACGGCGGTGAGCATCACGGCCGTGCCGATGCCGGACAGCAACTGGCACACGACGATCGTCAGGGCCATGCGCCGGTCGACGCTCCAGGCCAGGCGGGCCGTCTGGAGCAGGGCCGCGGGGATGCGGTGGGCCATGTCCCACAAGGTGGCGTCGTCCATCGCCCGCCGGTGCTTGCGCCCGTTGTAGTCCAGCTCCGGCGGTGCGGAGGGCTGCGGAGCGCCCGCCCGCGCGGCCGGGAGGGACGCCGCCTCACCGCCGATGGTTGCAGCGTCGGCAGCCGGAGCCTCGGTCTGATTGTGCGGTGTGGTCATGCGAACACCCCCGCCATCAGCCGGTCCAGGGTCTGCCGTCCGCGTGCGGTGACGTGGGGGTCGTCGAGCTTCGGCCCCCGGACCAGGCAGCTCACCGCGTCGATCGCCGCGAGACTCTTCAGGGCGTGCTGCTCCTCGACGGTGAGGTTGCGTCCGTAGCCCTGCAGGCACGCGGCCCGCAGATCGGGCCGGTCGGTCCAGGCGGAGCAGGCCATCAGCACGAAGTCCTGCACCGCGGCAGCGGCCCTGGAGCGCTCGAAGTCGATCCATCCGGCCTGCTGCCGGGAGGTCGACCACATGAGGTTGCGGTCCCACGCGTCGCCGTGGATGTACGCGAGCGGCAGCGACGGCAAGGTCTGCAGTTCCCCGGCCGGCTGGCGCACGAGCTTGTGTTCCGGCGCGGTCAGCCGGTCTCCGGCCGCCGCCAGGTGCTCCTCGGCGCCGTCGGCTGCGGCCTGCAGTGCCAGTTCCGCCTCGGCCCGTCGAGGGCCGGACAGATCACCGGCCGCGTGGAGGCGGGCCAACAGGGCGCCGCCGTGCCGGTGCGCGCGCGCTTCCTCCACGGGCGAGAGTTCCAACTGCGTGAGCGGCTGTCCTGGGACGGCGGTCAGCAGCAGGGCCAGATGCTCCGCGCTCGAGGCGCGCAGCTGCGGCGCAGCGCCGGCGCCGAGAGCCGGTGCGGCACTTCGGAGCGCGAACGTCTCGCGCTCGTACATCACGGCCTCGGGGGAGATCTTCAGGTAGGAGCAGGCCGCCCCGGGCAGGTCGAGCCGCCACACGCGGGAGTCCGCGCGCGGATGGCTGACGTCCTCGACGGCGGGACGGGCGCCGAGCGCCCGGCTGGCCCACGCGAGCAGGGCCGGGGGCGCAGTGGTCGGGTTAGTCATGCCCCCCACCCCGATGACGGTCGTGATGCTGCCGCGAAAAGGACACGACGGACATCGACGGGGCGCCGGTTCGCGAGGGCCTCGGCCGCAGCAGGAGGGTTCTCGAGAGCAGGGTGGAGGGTGGCCAAGCGGACGGGATTCACGGTTTCTCCTTGGTTCGGGACGGGGCGGAGCACCCGGACAACGGACCTGATCGCAGGGCCGCTACGGGCAGCCGCGGGCGACGAGTCGAGTGAAGGTTCGATGCCGGTACACCGGCGGCAAGTGCCGTCTGCGTCATCGGCTCCTCTCGCTTCGTTCGATTCACACCTTCGAGGAAGGCGGAGGGACGGCCGCCCGAGCGGCGGCGTGCCTGACGCGTCGACAGCACCCGACTCCTTCGGTGTGGTGTGGCTGTGCTCTGCGGACGGACCCTCGCCCACGCCACCGACAATCCGCTGCCGACACCACCGTGATCCGGTCATCCCCGGCCTCCCCTGCCGCCAGTCGGCACCCGCATCAGGGAGGGTTCTGACCTGGGGTGACTGTGGGAGAAAGGTTTCTTGCACTCCTCGGCCGGGCCCGGATTTGGGCGCCCGCGAGAGTGGCTCGATCTGGTTCGCGGGCGGGTGAGCACCCGGAGCGTCACGCCCCTGGGTGGTCGTGACGGCGGCTACCATCGGCACCTTCGACGCGGACGGAACCCGCCTGGGTGGCGCTCTCGTAGCCCGCTTCCATGCGACCAGATCGGCCGTTATGTTCGAACGCGATGTCCCCCGCTGCGCCCTTGTGGAGCTGCGTAGCGCATGAGGTCACCAGGAGCGCCATGACCATTCCTGCCCCGCACCCTCCAAGGCCTCGTCACCAAGTACCTGCGGGGGCACCCTGACGAACAGTTGCTGCTCCGCCCTCGCTTGGACCACCTCGCCGTCAGCGTCAACGTGACCGACAGGCGGAGACGTGCGGCGGACGGCCGCAGGCGTGAGCCATCTGTCCGGCAGTGATGAGTCCGGCCAGGCCGCCGAGCATGGCGCCGATGTGGGTGATTACGGCGGGTGCGATCCTGGCGTACCGGACGGTGTCCGACGCCGCCGACCATTCCCTAATGACCTGGACTGCCCCGATGGCAGTCTGCATGACGACCGAGGTGTCGCTGCTCAGGATTGTTTAAGGAGGGTGAGGGTCTGGGCGGCGACCTGCTGGGAGGTGAGTGTGGTGGTGTCGATGACCTCTGCCTGGTCCCGCAGCCAGGTCTCGTAGGCGCGTTCGTAGTCGGTCAGGCGGCGCCGGCGGAAGGCGCGGACTCTCTCGCTGCGTTCCTCGTCGCCGGGGAACTCCTGGCTCTCCTCGATCCGCCGCCGGATGGTGGGGAGGTCCGCGTGGACAACGAGGTGGTGCAGTTCCACGCCCTCGTTGTGCAGGCTCGTGAAGATCTCCTGGGCGTACTGCTCGAGGGTCCGGGCAGGGCGTCGGCGATTTGGGCAGCGAGCTCCGGCGGGGTGGCATGAGTGCTGTCGAGAACCAGCACGTGCGCGTGCACGTGCGTGAGCCATCGCTGCTCGGGTGGAGCGCTAGCGCTGCTCGTGATCCCGTGGCGTCGCTTGCGGCAGCCTGGACGCTGGCGGTGATCAGTTCCGGTCCTCCTGGAGCTTGAGCATGTCGAAGAAGATGGACGTCGCTCCCTTGTCGATGAGTTCGTCGAAGGTTCCGGTTTCGGCGATGAGGCCGTGGTGGAGGACGATGATGCGGTCGGCGAGGCGGGCGTTGGCCAGGCGGTGTGTGATGAAGACGGTCGCTCGGCCCGCGGCGAGGGCCCTGAGCCGGCTGTAGATCAGGTGTTCAGCGCGGGCATCGAGCGCGGCGGTCGGCTCGTCCATCACGAGGACGGGGGCGTCGCGGTGGAAGGCACGGGACACGGCGATGCGTTGCCACTGGCCGCCGGACAGGTCGTGTCCGCCCCACCAGGAGCGGGCCAGTGAGGTGTCCAGTCCATGGGGCAAGGCGGCGAGGACGGTGTCGGCGCCGGCCGCCTCGGCGGCGGCGTGTACTGCGGTGTCACCCTCGGGCCTGGGCTGGCCGAGGGTGATGTTCTCGCGGGCGGCCAGTGGCCAGCGCGTGTAGTCCTGCGGCACGAGCGCCACCTTGGAGAGGACCCCGGCCGGGTCGGCATCGGCGAGATCGATGCCGTCCCACCGCACGGTGCCCTGCGTGGGGAGATACAGCCCGGTCAGGATGCGGGCGAGGGTGCTCTTGCCGGCGCCGTTCTCGCCGACCAGGGCGATGACTTCGCCGCGCTTGAGGTCGAAGGTGACGCCGTCGAGTGCGGGAAGGGCGGCTCCCGGATAGGTAAAGGAGACGTCCGTGGCGGTGATGACCTGCGGTCCGTCCTCGGGGAGTTGGGCGGTGCCGCGGCACGTGGTCCAGGGCTTGGCCACGGTCAGAAAGCGTGCCCAGTCATCCAGGGACAGCGATGTGCGGAATTGCCGGGCCCCGGCCCTCACCGTGGTGGCCAGTGCCGCACCGGAGGTGCGGACCGCGAGAGCTGCGGTCCCGGACGTCGCGAGTTCCATCCGCCCTGTGGCTACGAGGAGTACGAGCACGCCCCAGGTCGCGGCGGTGGCGGCGGCCGCAAGCGCGTCACCGATGCCCTGCGCGATCAGGGCCTGCCGCGTGGCTTTGAGCTGCTCGGCCTCCAGACGGTGGGAGACGATGCGGTACTGGCGGATCAGGAAGTCGGCCATGGTGCCCGCGCGGACCTCGTCAGCGGTGTTCC
The window above is part of the Streptomyces venezuelae genome. Proteins encoded here:
- the tgmC gene encoding ATP-grasp peptide maturase system methyltransferase → MTVDTAPLRRALAAEIGTSNPTLAPQWGAAVAAVPRDLFLDTALYRPAGSRWEPVRRGEVGEQEWLRLVYADRTLVTQVDGVDAADATGPISGIPTSSATLPSLVVRTLQVAELQGGDKVLEVGTGTGYSTAILCHRLGEKQVVSIEYDTAVAASAAAHLKSAGYSPTLVVGDGLQGHQEQADYDAVIATCAVRSIPRSWLWQLADGGSITTTISGWMLASGLIRLTLDDTGAAHGRFTADPISYMLARPHERPPHPVLLRHDGNTSHARVAPALLQEWAGCFVAQLAAPSAELMTSGDGVVLRDVATGSQAWTETDGKGSTVHQHGPLRLWDQVEAALETWQSAGAPALAEFGMTVSDTALDQTVWLGSPDGPRWHLPI
- the tgmB gene encoding ATP-grasp ribosomal peptide maturase, whose amino-acid sequence is MTPPAPVLVATRTDDATADVVIAELNRRRVPVVRLNPGDFPQSIGVAARLDGSGLGGHVRTTTRTAELDRVRSVYWRRPRPYAAPSGLEEQDARWSVEEARFGLGGLLASLPGAHYVNHPWRNRDAEYKPAQLAVAARCGFEVPPTLLTNNPAAARDFAREHGPVVYKPLRSTDYHDAQGRALTVWVDEVDPADLTAGIAQTMHQFQHRVPSVADLRVTAVGKKVFTVRIDGAPGPDWRRHYDSLTYTLINTPPELAKGVRAYLDTFGLVFGAFDFGLDAADRAWWYECNPNGQFAWFPEPITSHLVCAVADQLQYAGEHRDR
- the tgmA gene encoding putative ATP-grasp-modified RiPP, which encodes MGGYSVTPWGLTRMRQFPEVALPAAEVVLDPESQTGRRMGPDGLEIPALDRHKRSETSKETSTKTSLDGTPDEGSDQDGDTD
- a CDS encoding PolC-type DNA polymerase III — its product is MGTLMNDPRFAVTTFLVIDFEGLTPTGRPAEPIEVAALALRPVGDGLVQVGRFEELMRPPADVPVTARDVQLKGITQQMLSTAHPAADVLARLDARLTAPPYRLVAHHASTEAGIIGRQAEHCPVLAATSLLDTLRLAKVVVPGLGSYGLDGLLGYYGIPKPAGRHRAMPDIEVTARVLARLLDDGCADGRWRTLLELDAVAGLQPNRRPGPDVKQDALF
- a CDS encoding DUF4240 domain-containing protein; translated protein: MDDETFWNIIEDCRRETPDRDERLGWLRGRLSRMPELEIVQFQICLDRVLTPTFTWDMWAAADMILGWCSDDSFFYFRLWLVGLGREEFEKVALDPDLLAGTPQVRALAGRSPRAWGDHEWPEWEELDYVAGAAFEAVTGKPHEDFHDAHDAQDVEDPEPRHPVGDRWDVNRADEAARRFPNLNALFPAVERA
- a CDS encoding ATP-binding cassette domain-containing protein — translated: MTTPHNQTEAPAADAATIGGEAASLPAARAGAPQPSAPPELDYNGRKHRRAMDDATLWDMAHRIPAALLQTARLAWSVDRRMALTIVVCQLLSGIGTAVMLTAVARALPQLMADDPRQGLAHAWPALTVAVVAMATGAAMWILADWATRRLNPKIASAADLQLVDLHMRAELAAYDAPGFGDRSQAAEIGALRAVDLADDAKTLTNGLVQLVSAATVLTSLHPLLLGVLLLSVLPRGMGGVIAARVDYRVHDQTISARNVRGMMRWWLTTSELADELRANTMRPYLHFWYRSMCDRVVTREVAGARPYLRITLLAACLGGMFTLGMWASLAALVLAGAMTTALAGTAVVASQTAGRSLNSIIRYSTVMFHHGLYLADYYEFIDEVRAMTTARGTVQAKPPRQIRLEAASYTYPSKESPSVQPITLTLNRGEVVALVGENGAGKSTLIRMLTGLTTPTQGRAFWDDTDLSTADADSVWQNVGLVPQKNGHWPLAARENITLGQPREHGDQRIWDAVERVGMTKALRELPNDLQTLLARSVWGGHELSGGQWQRLACARAMYRESAVLVLDEPTSEMDARGEHQIFRELRAMAPDRITVVVTHRLDNVRMADRVIVLDQGAIREQGSFDELIATEGSLLGELYALAQDR
- a CDS encoding phosphotransferase; its protein translation is MTNPTTAPPALLAWASRALGARPAVEDVSHPRADSRVWRLDLPGAACSYLKISPEAVMYERETFALRSAAPALGAGAAPQLRASSAEHLALLLTAVPGQPLTQLELSPVEEARAHRHGGALLARLHAAGDLSGPRRAEAELALQAAADGAEEHLAAAGDRLTAPEHKLVRQPAGELQTLPSLPLAYIHGDAWDRNLMWSTSRQQAGWIDFERSRAAAAVQDFVLMACSAWTDRPDLRAACLQGYGRNLTVEEQHALKSLAAIDAVSCLVRGPKLDDPHVTARGRQTLDRLMAGVFA
- a CDS encoding ATP-binding cassette domain-containing protein; this encodes MSLASDRHFEAGVNLSTAAIARRLPRALAQAARLGWQTDHRAVLALLACQIGAAVLTAAALAATTRVLAAVFAGGDIAAGLREEVTALVVLVLAACGRYLLDAAARAAAARLAPKAVREADLQVITAATTAELAAYEDPHFADAHTAASQGAERTRDLILDAQLLTSAAAHLAAAATVVTVLHPVMLPLLILSVAPCAWGAVRSARLEHAAHHRNLSDSRLRNVFRAYTTERNTADEVRAGTMADFLIRQYRIVSHRLEAEQLKATRQALIAQGIGDALAAAATAATWGVLVLLVATGRMELATSGTAALAVRTSGAALATTVRAGARQFRTSLSLDDWARFLTVAKPWTTCRGTAQLPEDGPQVITATDVSFTYPGAALPALDGVTFDLKRGEVIALVGENGAGKSTLARILTGLYLPTQGTVRWDGIDLADADPAGVLSKVALVPQDYTRWPLAARENITLGQPRPEGDTAVHAAAEAAGADTVLAALPHGLDTSLARSWWGGHDLSGGQWQRIAVSRAFHRDAPVLVMDEPTAALDARAEHLIYSRLRALAAGRATVFITHRLANARLADRIIVLHHGLIAETGTFDELIDKGATSIFFDMLKLQEDRN